A genomic stretch from Helianthus annuus cultivar XRQ/B chromosome 1, HanXRQr2.0-SUNRISE, whole genome shotgun sequence includes:
- the LOC110895410 gene encoding reticulon-like protein B12 isoform X1, with product MTSSDRLLFNRQATVHHILGGGLFADVILWRDKNVTMAILIITLASWVMFERSDYTLLSYVSNVLLLLLTILFLWAKSAQILNRPTPPIPHLQLSEETINEFATIIRDRTNTFLSVSHDIALGKDPKMFVKVAAYLVLISVIGSLTDFRTLCYTSIIVALTVPVAYERYEAYVDSSLIKGNVKLKKLYIRFDEKFIKKVKNYILEKNKLS from the exons ATGACTTCATCAGATCGATTATTGTTTAACCGGCAGGCAACTGTTCATCATATTCTTGGAGGGGGACTCT TTGCAGATGTGATTCTATGGAGGGATAAAAATGTTACAATGGCAATTTTGATAATAACTTTGGCTTCGTGGGTGATGTTCGAAAGATCGGATTACACGTTGTTATCATATGTCTCCAATGTTCTCTTACTCCTGCTTACAATTCTTTTCCTATGGGCCAAATCAGCACAAATTCTCAACAG ACCTACACCACCAATACCACACTTGCAGCTTTCAGAAGAAACCATAAATGAGTTTGCAACTATAATTCGTGACCGAACAAACACGTTTCTATCTGTATCCCATGATATTGCACTTGGTAAAGACCCAAAAATGTTTGTTAAAGTAGCTGCATATCTGGTTCTAATTTCGGTTATCGGAAGCCTAACTGATTTCCGTACATTATGCTACACAA GCATTATTGTGGCTCTTACGGTTCCGGTGGCATATGAGAGATATGAAGCATATGTTGATTCAAGTTTAATCAAGGGAAATGTGAAGTTGAAGAAGTTGTATATAAGATTTGATgagaaatttataaagaaagttAAGAATTATATTTTGGAGAAGAATAAACTCAGTTGA
- the LOC110895410 gene encoding reticulon-like protein B12 isoform X2, which yields MAILIITLASWVMFERSDYTLLSYVSNVLLLLLTILFLWAKSAQILNRPTPPIPHLQLSEETINEFATIIRDRTNTFLSVSHDIALGKDPKMFVKVAAYLVLISVIGSLTDFRTLCYTSIIVALTVPVAYERYEAYVDSSLIKGNVKLKKLYIRFDEKFIKKVKNYILEKNKLS from the exons ATGGCAATTTTGATAATAACTTTGGCTTCGTGGGTGATGTTCGAAAGATCGGATTACACGTTGTTATCATATGTCTCCAATGTTCTCTTACTCCTGCTTACAATTCTTTTCCTATGGGCCAAATCAGCACAAATTCTCAACAG ACCTACACCACCAATACCACACTTGCAGCTTTCAGAAGAAACCATAAATGAGTTTGCAACTATAATTCGTGACCGAACAAACACGTTTCTATCTGTATCCCATGATATTGCACTTGGTAAAGACCCAAAAATGTTTGTTAAAGTAGCTGCATATCTGGTTCTAATTTCGGTTATCGGAAGCCTAACTGATTTCCGTACATTATGCTACACAA GCATTATTGTGGCTCTTACGGTTCCGGTGGCATATGAGAGATATGAAGCATATGTTGATTCAAGTTTAATCAAGGGAAATGTGAAGTTGAAGAAGTTGTATATAAGATTTGATgagaaatttataaagaaagttAAGAATTATATTTTGGAGAAGAATAAACTCAGTTGA